One Capra hircus breed San Clemente unplaced genomic scaffold, ASM170441v1, whole genome shotgun sequence genomic window, CGGAGAAAGTCACCTATGTGAATCTGAAGAGAAACTATGAAACCATGACTAGACTAGGTAATAGGAAGTTCTGGGTCCAGAAAAGGCTGGGAATAAATGACGATTCCTCTTTACAAGCCATATTCTTCTTAGGCTATGCCAAATGTCCCACATTTGTCCTTTTCTGTGTGAAGAAACCCCATGGCAGGTTTCAAGCCTTCTGCTCTCTTAAGTCCTGTGCAGGGCTGTGGACTGAGAGTGGCCCCAGAGATGCTCAGACCTGGATTCTATGCATTTCTCTCTCACTGGCTATGGTTCAGATTCCCCCTGCCCAGCTGAGGAGCTTTACTGTTGGTGCTGTGTCCTAGCATTTCCCCCTCCTCTCAGGTTGTCTgttaagaaacaaatattttgcaTCATTCTAGGTCTCAAGTGTACCCCACCAGCTTTCATGTGTCCTAAAAATGGAGCCACAGAATCCAAGCATTGTGATTCTAAAATTAAGAACCCCAGGGAAAAGGGTAAGTGACAGGAAATGAGTCTCCTGAAGCCCATTTATGCTGGGTTCCAGATGGAGAAAGATTCTCAGGATTTTGTTCCCTCAAAAGCATCatggttaagtgaaaaaaaattgaatgcaGAAGGTTAAGCACAGTCAGAGGCCATTCATATGTAATCCTAAAACATGCAAAACaagaatatgtatatttttatggatagaaaatatttggtaaatgTATAAAAACGTGAATGAGAATAAAACCCATCAAACTCTGGAGTGAAGAAGTGGAAAAGGAAGGAGGGTAGGGATCAGTGAGGGCCACACAGATGGCTTCAGCTGTGACTTGTTCATAgtgttttgttatattttgaaTAAAGAGCTCAGAGCGATCTGAAGTAGTTGTGAGATAATGTTGAAATCCAGCTAGACCCAAGGGTAGATGCACATTTCAGATATAATTGTCCATAATTTTGTGCATGtttgaaacatttcttttttaaaggagttAGTTCTTGCTAAGCACCATTAATGAATCACAGGACGATTAAGGAAAACTTAAAGTgtaaatccaaaaaaagaaatgaagtgtaAATCCACCCAAAACTTCCAAAATAATAGTGCATAGGTATTGGATAACTATCTTAAGAAAGTGATTAACATATTATGTAATGACATACGCTGTTTGCTTGTGTTTTATCAAAACCAAATAGTTGTTTCACTCCTAATCGAACCTGCTTCTATGTGTTGAGTTTGGAAGAGAGTTTAAGAGAGTAATCTTCCACACATTAACCTTTCCTACTGGTCAATGAGCAGAGGCAATGTAAGGTTTAAAAAAGTGACAGATTCTAGAAATCTTTGTGCATCTGAGCAGTGCATGTACTCACTTAAAAAGGGAATGGGATGTGTTCATTGCTCTTTTGTTCTGACAACACAGTTGTGAGAAAACAGGGTGAAAATGTTCAAAATGTCTCCAGGAGCCCTTTGTTTGACTCTCTAGTTTAACAGAGCCGTTTCCACAAGCTCCCAAAATTACTATAAGAGGGCTAAAAAGCCAGTACTTGAGTACCTACAGAGCTTTTGATATTAAAGAGGTATCCTTATACTGGAAACATTCCATAACCACTGGAGTAAATCATCCATGGTTCATTTCACACTTAACAGTTTCATTAAGGTGTAACTGACATACTGTGAAAGTCACCATTTTAAGTATAGAGTGATTTTTGGCTGAAGACCAATCAATTtacttctttgggaaaaaataagaaatacataatAGGATAGGATAAGGCAGTGATGGGGTTTAGTTTGCATTTTATAAACCATCAGAAGAAAAATTCTGAATTGATGCTGCAAATAAATACCGAAATTGTTGTTATTCAGAGGCTGGTCTCAGAGTAACTCTTTGATAATGAGTGGACTCGTCACCCTCTGCTGCAGAAATTCCTGATACTACAGGAGTCTCTGCAGTTTGAGAATATTtgccaacaacaaaaacaaatttctgaCTTGTCACCTCCTTTTAGATGAACCTGCTGAAGGGACTTCCAACATGCAAGGGAGAAAACGCCAGAAGGTGAGTGCCACCCAAATCCAAAGGACCAGAGACTGTTTATGTCTCTGGAGATGTGAATATTGGGATAACAGTGGGAAAGTAGCCTGGCCCACACTGCCTCCCTTTCCTGATCTCTTTATCACAATTCCTGATGTAGTACCAAGAGCTAAATAATAATTAACAACAATTGTGATAGCTGTTACTTCCTTGATTTCTTAGTGATGACAGATACTATTTTAGACAATTTACATGAATTAGTGTATTTAGCCCTTAAAACTCTATGATGTTCCTGCTATTATTATCCCCAAATAATAATGAGGTTAGTATTAGTATTATTAAATACTACTACTCATAATAATGCAGATACTGTGGTACAGAGATGTTAAATAATCTGCTTGAGACCACAGTGGCTGttcttttctccagaggatcttactgacccagggatcaaacctgggtctcctgcattgcaggcagattctttaccatctgagccaccagggaagcctaacagtGGCAGTGGTAGTAGTCTAATCCAAAGCCCCAAACCATTTCCAAATTTGTAAGCTGTTTCACATGTTTCTGAAGCTCAGGCATTTCCCCTAAATTTTGCAGATGCTGCTGACACTTCTGTTTAGACACCCACTCTCACAACAGGGCCCCTTTCGTGTTGCTTGGGAATCACTTGAACTGTCAGCCCCTCTCTTCTGTGAGCTCCTTAGGGACCTTGTCTGCCGCTGAGGCATCCCTGAAGCCCCAGTTCCAGCCCAGAAAGACCGTTAGAGGTTTATTGAATGAGTTCTTCTGCAATTGCAGATTAAACTATAGTTTAGAGGGTAAAGGGATCTGGTGGTTCGGTTACCAGTACCAGTGTGGACACGGTTGAAGAGAGAATTCAAAGAGGGATCATaaaagtgtttgtttttattattatcacgTTTAAACAGCATTTATAGCCTTAGAAATTCTTTCACTTAGCTTGTTTTACAGTTCAGTTTTATAAGCAAGAGCTGAATGAAGGTTAGCTTTAAGATCGGTGGTCAGTGACACACCCTGACACAAGTAGAATTGGTACAGGAGCCACCTCACCTAATTCCACATGAAATGTTCTTGCCGAGGTAGGACAGGATGTCACATCTGGCACCACTTTCTTGGCTGTCTGCGTGAATTTATGTGAAccattctctcttctcctttccctaTATTCATCTCTCCCACACCATTTGCCAGCAGTGTTTTGTCCCCTCTGCACATCATTCCATTTGCTCTCCCCGCAGCTGTCAACTAGCTTATCTTCAATCCCTTAGATTTTATAGAAGCCCCTCCTCATTTTCACAGACCTCATGGATTGTTAGAATACTCTACTTTCCAAATCTTCCGTGTACCACACTCCTGCTCACTTGGAGATTTCTCTTGGTGAGGGTGTCAGTCTGGAAAAAGCATGAAAACAAGCGTTCTAATCGTGGAAACACCCTTCATTTAGACCATTCCTTTTCCTTCTAACTTCCTAGATTCTTTGTAATTGAGGTACAGGTAATATAATGATCCCCCAGACTTGTTGAGAACGTTAATTAAGGTACTGCACAAGAAAACACTTTGTAAGCTCTAAAAGCACTTGAGAAATGGATACTGATTGTACATGACTTTCACGTTAAGAAGGTGATGCCCAAGAAGCCTGTAAAGGGAAAAAAACGTTCGAAGATAGTACCAGGAACATCAGGCCCAGAGCAGGCTCAGAGACAGCTGCGCTCCCAGACAAAAGCAAGTATCTCTGCTCAGCAGAGTAAGAAAACATCAGGTAAGAGATACAACCTTTCTTACTTGTTTGGGAACAagtcctctgtcttccctggCCATGTTCAAGTGAATGGGTTAGTCATGGGAGATGGATCCTGGACAGGCCTAGGGCCAGGCTGGGCTGAGAGCTTGCTCAGCCCCAGCTGAAACATTTGAGCTGACTTCCAGGGTcctcactgctggggcctgggtttgatccctgatcaaggaactaagatcccacaaaccacatggcatggccagttttttttttaaaagctaacttACAGAATCACAGATCTGAGTTGTCATCGATATGAAAGCCATGTAACTGGGGGCAAGCCTTTCAAATTCTCTGAGCTCCAGATTCCTAgtccataaaatgggaataaagaaTCCGAGTTCACAGGCTATTCAGAGGTGTTCAATtcattgggagaatggcattgaaacatgtataatatcatatatgaaatgaatcgccagtccaggttcaatgcatgatactggatgcttggagctggtgcactgagacgacccagagggatagtacggggagggaggacggaggggggttcaggatggggaacgtgtatacttgtggcgggttcatgttgatgtatggcaaaaccaatacaatattgtaaagtagttaacctccaattaaaataaataaatttatattaaaaaaaagaaaaactaaaaaaaaaaaaaggtgttcaattcaagggacttccctggcagtccagtggttaagactgcacctACTCTGCatggagcatgggttcaatccctggtgggggaactcaGGTCATTCCATCTGTGATAACTTGGGAACACGTCTTACTCAGAGTTCTATCCCCACCCTCAGCTCAATGCCTGACATACAATATGCCCTTAATATATCTGCTGAGTGGAAGAAAGTCGGAATAAATGTGGTAAGTAATCTAAACTTACTTACTGGGAATCTAAACCTGACGATGAAAGGAGCCAGAAGCTAAAACTCTAACTGCCATTGGGTGTGTATTTGGTGTGTATTGGTGTGGGTTTAACCTCTCAGCTTCTTTGAGCCAGAAAGTGTGCAAAACAGACTGTGTAGAAGACCTGTGGCCACTTGGGAAGGGAGGAGGCATCTCCTTCTCTGACAAAACAGGACTAGATATTCCCTAACCCACCCAACCCCCATTTACCAACTCTTCTCCAGGATCCAAGAAAAAGACGGTTAATGTTTGGGCCAACAGACTGCGAAAAAGGAAACCGGTGGCCTATGAAGAAATCAGTGATCCCGAGGAAGAGGACTAACTCTGTAAGTGACCTTTCTCTCCATCCCCACATCCCCGCAAAAGGCACTGTTCTCTTATGTTAGTTGTATCCCATCTTGTCACTTGTTCTGTTCTCCCAGTCCCTCGGGGGTGCAGCTCTGAGGCTAAATGAGGATTCCCAGGCTATTTCTACTTCCTGCTCTGTATATCCAGagatcttccctccccaggatgCTGTGGGCTCCCAAACCCCAGGTCAGCTTCTAGCCTGTAGGCCACACCTTCCTCTAGCCGAAAACCTCACTGGACAGTTGACAGAGTCGCTGCAGCCTGAACACAAGGTTGGTCTTAAGGACCAATGAGAGGTGCACATAGACCACAAGGCAGGATGGAATCGGAGTGCACAGGGGCCATGCAGTTCAAAATGAGGAGCTGAATAGTAATTTATCAGTCAGTGGGAGCTCGTTGTcacttattttccttctctttccttgcctcagcctcAGGGATGTGACAAGTGCCCAAGATAAGAAGCAGAACTTGGTGCTGTTCGTGAACAAGGGCACGGCTGTGAATTCCTAGCACCTGAAAGAAAGAGTTCACAACAGTTAAACATGATTtttcttactatgtgccaagcattatTAAAGTTGTGTTAATGAGCAAGACATATACCTGACATGTGTTTCTGTCTATGTATCCAAgcctctagggcttcccaggtggtgctagtggtaagaacctgcctgccaatgcaggaggcatgagacgcaggtttgatccctgggtcagggcaatcccctggaggagggcattggcaacccactccagcattcttgcctagaaaatcttatggacagaggagtctggcaggctataattcATAGGATAacagaaagttggacacaactgaagtgacttagcatgcacacacatccttGCCACTGccttaaaaatagacaaatattgTCAGATATTCTGTGCAGAACAGCACTAACCTCCCCCTCTCCAGATGTAACTACTGAGGGCAGTTCTGTGTGTTTTATTGCAAATGTTTTACTCTGTATTTACACACATATTCAGGGTACCAATATGAGCATCTCTCACCTCCTGCTTTTCCCCATGAGCAGCATGTCCTGAGCAGGTCTGTCTCACTCTGTTTCCTGTTCAGCAGGTGCTCCAAACCTCcattattcattcactcagcatcGGTCACTGACAATAAACATTTACAAGTTTTTCCCAGTTGTTTGCTCTTCCCACTCTTGTGCACACAGCCCTGTGCACCTGTATCAGTGTTTCTTTAGCACATGttcctagaaatggaattgttGTGTCAAAATGTTCATTCATCCAACACCTAATGGGTCTCTACTGTGTACTGAGTGCCATTCTAGGTCCTGGAGAGACTTCAGGGACGAGATGAACAACAGTCCCTGCCCACGTGGAGGTGCCAGTCTAGTGGGGGTTGTTGCTAGTTTTTATTTTGATGGATGCTGTACCTGCCCTGTACTGGAGCAGGATTTTGCAGGTGGTGGGACACCTTGGCTGTTGCTCTCTCTAAGATCTTCAGGCTCATAGGGCTGGGACAGTCCATTTGAAAGTGTGTGGGAGGAGACTGTCAACTGGGGAACAAGGAAGAATAGGGAAGAAGAGGTCCAGGGTAGGGCCCATGGTGAACAGGAATGGAAGAGTTCACTTATCCCTGATTCAAGGGAGCAAAAGATGGAAAAGTCCACTGGACAGAGGCAGGAAATTGCCCATCTCAGGTCCAAGGGCTTGGGAGCTGGGATGGGGGTCAAGTGTTAAGAATGGGACAGCCCTCTCCCAGATGGACCACCGCAGCCCACAGAGCTGGAACAGTCAGTTCTGGGGAATGGAAGAGAAGAGTCTATTTTAGAGCAAATcattgtgtgtgttgggggacgTTAAAGCTACTAAGGGAAATCCAAGGTGACTTGCATGGGACATGAAACACCAGCCCCAGATGGCGGCAGTGTTGCACCATTTTGACCATCCACTGCCCATTGCCTTGGCCTCCTGGCTCTCATCCAGCCTTGGAAGGTCTCCACTCCTGCTGAAGCTGCCATCTCCCCTACCCCTGCCTGCATCCCACCTCTGGACCAGTCCCCCTCACCCCAACAGATTCGGATCAAAGATGGGAGAAACCATTAATCAACAGAGGATGGGCTCCTGGACTCTGACTGGTCCCTGTAACTCCAGGTTGGAGCCATGGTTGCTGGGCCAGAATTGGGTCTACCCTCTCCTGCAAACACTCTATGACAGCTTCAGGGTCACAGGATTGCTGTCCACATGGCAGCCCTGGGGCTAGGCCTGGGTCTGGTCTCCTAAAGaccttgggggtgggggacccTGCATAAAAGGAGCTTGTCCTAGGAGACTGAGGAGCTCTAGACCCGAGAGGTGGCATAGACCATGCCAGACAGATGGGAAAGGAAGCATGGCTAGGGGTATGGACAGATGTGGACACCCACATAAACCCTCTCTGAGCAGCATGTTCTGAGACACA contains:
- the LOC102186391 gene encoding protein SSX1-like — encoded protein: MNRGSFYETPREDRKKLEKKSKSFKNISKYFSKKEWARLGYSEKVTYVNLKRNYETMTRLGLKCTPPAFMCPKNGATESKHCDSKIKNPREKDEPAEGTSNMQGRKRQKVMPKKPVKGKKRSKIVPGTSGPEQAQRQLRSQTKASISAQQSKKTSGKRYNLSYLFGNKSSVFPGHVQVNGLVMGDGSWTGSKKKTVNVWANRLRKRKPVAYEEISDPEEED